From Coffea arabica cultivar ET-39 chromosome 9c, Coffea Arabica ET-39 HiFi, whole genome shotgun sequence, one genomic window encodes:
- the LOC113708876 gene encoding G-type lectin S-receptor-like serine/threonine-protein kinase At1g11300, whose amino-acid sequence MAALTRKRNNESPVSMRESFVLVLACCLTVCTAIDTITIARPVQDHETLVSSGQTFKLGFFSPANASNRYVGIMYDNIPGTTVIWVANRDKPVKDSTGILTIAGDGNLVILNGEREIIWSSNASKSVASSSAKLLDTGNLVLTDNSDGSTMWESFQIPTDSLVPKMRLSAGAKEKLQLTSWRSPSDPSIGDLSAGLNLFRPQQFFVWEINVPHWRSGPRSGNTFIGIAGMSSAYQSRFDLVEDNSGSTYFTYNSVNNPDLFYYALNSSGCLQAKVLIGKGDWSVTWSSLESQCDIYGKYGPFGSCNRLQSPICTCLRGFKPRDEEEWNRENWSGGCIRKELLKCERNQSSSIDAKENGFVRLPNMKVPDFLVLVVFSEEACGGSCLKNCSCTAYAYYKGIGCMHWRGSLIDVQQFSYEADLYIRVPYSELVMMKFACVSTKKVSIVGPIDSRHMSARPWWPASSEQPGLLESTSSADAAASPSCGPSGPRPPDRSGYSRETLGRLQTLEDSNSYIETTTRKPINVASYDDTRYAIYSTLYCYFTLKLSLT is encoded by the exons ATGGCAGCACtgacaagaaaaagaaacaatgaATCTCCAGTCTCAATGAGGGAATCTTTTGTTCTTGTACTTGCTTGCTGTTTAACAGTTTGTACCGCCATAGACACTATTACTATTGCTAGGCCTGTCCAAGACCATGAAACTTTAGTATCCTCCGGGCAAACCTTCAAGTTGGGTTTTTTTAGTCCTGCAAACGCCAGTAATCGCTATGTTGGAATCATGTACGATAATATTCCTGGAACAACTGTTATATGGGTGGCTAACAGGGACAAACCTGTTAAGGATTCTACCGGAATTTTGACAATTGCAGGAGACGGTAACCTTGTAATCTTGAATGGGGAGAGGGAGATCATATGGTCTTCTAATGCTTCAAAGTCTGTGGCAAGCTCAAGTGCCAAACTTTTGGATACTGGGAACTTAGTCTTGACAGACAACTCAGATGGAAGTACGATGTGGGAGAGTTTCCAAATTCCTACTGATTCTTTGGTGCCAAAGATGAGATTAAGTGCGGGTGCAAAAGAGAAGCTCCAACTAACTTCCTGGAGAAGCCCTTCTGATCCTTCCATTGGAGATTTGTCTGCAGGCCTTAACCTTTTCCGGCCGCAACAGTTCTTTGTTTGGGAGATTAATGTACCTCACTGGCGCAGTGGTCCACGGAGTGGTAATACGTTCATCGGAATAGCTGGCATGAGTTCTGCTTATCAGAGTCGATTTGATCTGGTGGAGGACAATTCAGGATCTACTTATTTTACCTACAACTCTGTAAATAATCCGGATCTGTTCTACTACGCATTGAATTCCTCAGGGTGTTTACAGGCAAAGGTCTTAATTGGTAAAGGAGATTGGAGTGTAACGTGGTCAAGTCTAGAAAGCCAATGTGATATTTATGGCAAATATGGACCTTTTGGAAGCTGCAATCGTCTACAGTCACCAATTTGTACGTGTTTGCGAGGGTTTAAGCCAAGAGATGAAGAGGAATGGAACAGAGAAAATTGGAGTGGTGGATGCATAAGAAAGGAATTGTTGAAATGTGAGAGAAATCAATCTTCCAGTATAGATGCCAAAGAAAATGGATTTGTGAGACTCCCAAACATGAAAGTTCCAGATTTCCTTGTGCTGGTAGTATTCTCAGAAGAAGCGTGTGGTGGTTCTTGCTTGAAAAATTGCTCTTGCACAGCTTATGCATATTACAAAGGGATAGGATGTATGCATTGGCGTGGCAGCCTAATCGATGTGCAGCAGTTCTCCTATGAGGCAGACTTGTATATACGCGTACCTTATTCTGAACTTG TTATGATGAAATTTGCTTGTGTTTCTACCAAAAAGGTATCTATAGTAGGGCCAATTGACAGTCGCCACATGTCAGCTCGGCCATGGTGGCCTGCCAGCTCGGAACAGCCAGGTCTACTGGAGAGTACCAGCTCGGCCGACGCTGCCGCCTCTCCGTCATGTGGGCCTAGTGGGCCGCGGCCTCCGGACCGTTCGGGGTATTCACGCGAAACTCTAGGAAGACTCCAAACTCTAGAGGACTCCAACTCCTATATAGAAACTACTACCCGCAAGCCTATAAATGTAGCTTCATACgacgacacaaggtacgccatctacagtactctaTATTGTTACTTTACTCTCAAGCTCTCGctgacttga
- the LOC113708872 gene encoding G-type lectin S-receptor-like serine/threonine-protein kinase At1g11300 isoform X2 produces the protein MKENLPSRNIQQQRGLNRKRKESNVKCRNSEVICKKMIDHFLCSRRMKELTNLVPLLLLFACFCTEDCRANDTITITKPIRDPESVVSAGQTYKLGFFSPANTSNRYVGIIFNNFPQQTVLWVANRNQPLNDSGGIFSISEDGNLTVLNGQKKVLWSSNASNSVANCSAQLLDTGNLVLRDNSNGMILWESFRHPTDTIVCKMRLGASTKNKNRLTSWKSPSDPSIGSFSLGFDHPGIPEVFIWDQSKPLWRSGPWDGNVFIGVPGMYSGRHVLHMVNENTDSASLTYDCFNDSVLTYYHVLTSSGIYLENVWNNDLGDSTVTWSSRKSECDVYSKCGPFGICNPQGSPICTCLKGFEPRDKEEWNRGNWTGGCLRKALLQCQGNISGGQEAKPDGYLKLNNVKVPDSSYLVGVLNLIREEECGDECSNNCSCIAYAYPKGVGCMHWSGHLIDVQQFPFDGTDLYVRVAYSELGETIIRMKDMLSDSEDQLHLYGNETLANATNTFHVEIKLGKGGFGSVYKGKLIDGQEIAVKRLSNSSTQGIEEFKNEVLVISKLQHRNLVRLLGCCVEREEKMLVYEFMPNKSLDAYLFDICKHDLLAWNRRTIIIEGICRGLLYLHRDSRLKIIHRDLKASNILLDGELIPKISDFGLARIFRGNQDQDNTNRVAGTYGYMAPEYAMRGKFSEKSDVYSFGVLLLEIVSGKRNTSFGNEANDHSLVEYAWKLWNAGETVKLIDPRIFDPCIEMEVLRYIHVGLLCVQKHAKDRPNVSNVLSMLNSEIVEIPCPNLPAYNAIFCPSKTVHPEQGIHSPNDVSITAVVGR, from the exons ATGAAGGAAAACTTGCCATCAAGAAATATCCAGCAGCAACGCGGTTTGAATAGAAAGAGAAAGGAGTCAAATGTGAAGTGTCGAAACTCAGAAGTTATTTGCAAAAAAATGATAGACCATTTTCTCTGCAGCAGGAGAATGAAGGAACTTACAAACTTAGTACCTCTACTACTCCTGTTTGCTTGCTTCTGCACAGAAGATTGCAGAGCTAATGATACCATTACAATCACTAAGCCGATTCGTGACCCCGAATCTGTAGTCTCCGCAGGACAAACCTACAAATTGGGATTTTTTAGCCCTGCAAATACTAGTAATCGATATGTTGGAATCATTTTCAATAATTTTCCTCAACAGACTGTTCTTTGGGTAGCTAACAGAAACCAACCCTTGAATGATTCTGGAGGAATATTTTCCATTTCAGAAGATGGAAACCTTACGGTCCTGAACGGGCAGAAAAAGGTTTTATGGTCTTCTAATGCTTCAAATTCGGTGGCAAATTGCAGTGCACAACTCTTGGATACTGGGAACTTAGTCCTGAGAGACAACTCAAATGGAATGATTCTATGGGAAAGTTTTCGGCATCCTACAGACACCATTGTCTGCAAAATGAGACTAGGGGCAAGCACCAAGAACAAGAACCGGCTTACCTCATGGAAAAGTCCTTCCGACCCATCTATTGGAAGTTTCTCTCTAGGTTTTGATCATCCAGGAATTCCAGAAGTCTTCATTTGGGATCAGAGTAAGCCTCTTTGGCGCAGTGGTCCATGGGATGGCAACGTCTTCATTGGAGTTCCTGGCATGTATTCAGGTCGACACGTGTTACATATGGTGAATGAAAATACAGATTCTGCATCCCTTACCTACGATTGCTTCAATGATTCTGTTTTGACATACTACCATGTATTGACTTCCTCTGGGATTTACCTGGAGAACGTTTGGAACAATGACCTAGGAGATTCCACGGTAACATGGTCAAGTCGAAAGAGTGAATGTGATGTCTATAGCAAATGCGGCCCTTTTGGAATATGTAATCCTCAGGGTTCGCCAATTTGTACATGCTTGAAAGGTTTTGAGCCAAGAGACAAGGAGGAATGGAACAGAGGAAACTGGACTGGTGGCTGCTTAAGAAAGGCATTGCTGCAATGCCAGGGGAACATATCTGGTGGTCAGGAGGCCAAACCAGATGGGTATTTAAAGCTCAATAACGTAAAAGTTCCAGATTCCTCTTACTTAGTTGGCGTCCTCAACCTCATAAGGGAGGAAGAATGTGGTGATGAGTGCTCAAACAATTGCTCTTGCATAGCTTATGCATATCCCAAGGGCGTTGGATGTATGCACTGGAGTGGCCATTTGATAGATGTACAACAATTCCCTTTTGATGGGACAGATCTATATGTGCGTGTGGCTTATTCTGAACTTG GTGAAACAATCATCAGAATGAAAGACATGCTCAGCGACAGTGAAGATCAGCTTCATCTGTACGGTAATGAGACACTGGCTAACGCAACAAATACTTTTCATGTGGAAATCAAGCTTGGGAAAGGTGGTTTTGGTTCAGTCTACAAG GGGAAACTGATAGACGGCCAGGAAATTGCAGTGAAAAGGCTTTCAAACTCTTCGACTCAAGGGATCGAGGAGTTTAAGAATGAAGTTCTGGTCATTTCAAAACTCCAACACCGAAATCTTGTCAGACTTCTTGGGTGCTGTGTTgaaagagaggagaaaatgCTGGTCTATGAATTCATGCCAAACAAAAGCCTGGATGCCTATCTATTTG ATATATGCAAGCATGATTTACTTGCTTGGAATAGACGCACCATCATCATTGAAGGGATCTGCAGAGGCCTTTTGTACCTTCATAGGGACTCGAGATTGAAAATTATCCACAGAGATCTTAAAGCCAGTAATATTCTCTTGGACGGGGAGCTGATTCCAAAAATATCAGATTTCGGCTTAGCAAGAATTTTCAGAGGCAACCAAGATCAAGACAATACGAACAGGGTTGCGGGGACATA TGGCTATATGGCCCCAGAATATGCAATGAGAGGAAAGTTTTCTGAAAAGTCAGATGTCTACAGCTTTGGAGTGCTGCTGTTGGAGATTGTGAGTGGAAAGCGAAACACTAGCTTTGGTAACGAGGCGAATGATCACAGCCTGGTAGAATAT GCCTGGAAACTGTGGAATGCAGGTGAAACAGTGAAATTAATCGATCCAAGAATTTTTGATCCGTGCATTGAAATGGAGGTCTTGAGATACATCCATGTTGGACTATTATGTGTGCAGAAGCATGCCAAGGATAGACCAAACGTGTCCAATGTTCTGTCAATGCTTAACAGTGAAATAGTTGAGATCCCTTGTCCTAACTTACCAGCTTATAATGCCATATTTTGTCCTTCAAAAACTGTACATCCTGAACAAGGTATACATTCCCCCAATGATGTCAGTATAACAGCTGTCGTAGGCCGATAG
- the LOC113708872 gene encoding G-type lectin S-receptor-like serine/threonine-protein kinase At1g11300 isoform X1 produces the protein MKENLPSRNIQQQRGLNRKRKESNVKCRNSEVICKKMIDHFLCSRRMKELTNLVPLLLLFACFCTEDCRANDTITITKPIRDPESVVSAGQTYKLGFFSPANTSNRYVGIIFNNFPQQTVLWVANRNQPLNDSGGIFSISEDGNLTVLNGQKKVLWSSNASNSVANCSAQLLDTGNLVLRDNSNGMILWESFRHPTDTIVCKMRLGASTKNKNRLTSWKSPSDPSIGSFSLGFDHPGIPEVFIWDQSKPLWRSGPWDGNVFIGVPGMYSGRHVLHMVNENTDSASLTYDCFNDSVLTYYHVLTSSGIYLENVWNNDLGDSTVTWSSRKSECDVYSKCGPFGICNPQGSPICTCLKGFEPRDKEEWNRGNWTGGCLRKALLQCQGNISGGQEAKPDGYLKLNNVKVPDSSYLVGVLNLIREEECGDECSNNCSCIAYAYPKGVGCMHWSGHLIDVQQFPFDGTDLYVRVAYSELDHTKSKSHKKAVIASIVVVISLFVAGFAYFLWKWLPYHRGETIIRMKDMLSDSEDQLHLYGNETLANATNTFHVEIKLGKGGFGSVYKGKLIDGQEIAVKRLSNSSTQGIEEFKNEVLVISKLQHRNLVRLLGCCVEREEKMLVYEFMPNKSLDAYLFDICKHDLLAWNRRTIIIEGICRGLLYLHRDSRLKIIHRDLKASNILLDGELIPKISDFGLARIFRGNQDQDNTNRVAGTYGYMAPEYAMRGKFSEKSDVYSFGVLLLEIVSGKRNTSFGNEANDHSLVEYAWKLWNAGETVKLIDPRIFDPCIEMEVLRYIHVGLLCVQKHAKDRPNVSNVLSMLNSEIVEIPCPNLPAYNAIFCPSKTVHPEQGIHSPNDVSITAVVGR, from the exons ATGAAGGAAAACTTGCCATCAAGAAATATCCAGCAGCAACGCGGTTTGAATAGAAAGAGAAAGGAGTCAAATGTGAAGTGTCGAAACTCAGAAGTTATTTGCAAAAAAATGATAGACCATTTTCTCTGCAGCAGGAGAATGAAGGAACTTACAAACTTAGTACCTCTACTACTCCTGTTTGCTTGCTTCTGCACAGAAGATTGCAGAGCTAATGATACCATTACAATCACTAAGCCGATTCGTGACCCCGAATCTGTAGTCTCCGCAGGACAAACCTACAAATTGGGATTTTTTAGCCCTGCAAATACTAGTAATCGATATGTTGGAATCATTTTCAATAATTTTCCTCAACAGACTGTTCTTTGGGTAGCTAACAGAAACCAACCCTTGAATGATTCTGGAGGAATATTTTCCATTTCAGAAGATGGAAACCTTACGGTCCTGAACGGGCAGAAAAAGGTTTTATGGTCTTCTAATGCTTCAAATTCGGTGGCAAATTGCAGTGCACAACTCTTGGATACTGGGAACTTAGTCCTGAGAGACAACTCAAATGGAATGATTCTATGGGAAAGTTTTCGGCATCCTACAGACACCATTGTCTGCAAAATGAGACTAGGGGCAAGCACCAAGAACAAGAACCGGCTTACCTCATGGAAAAGTCCTTCCGACCCATCTATTGGAAGTTTCTCTCTAGGTTTTGATCATCCAGGAATTCCAGAAGTCTTCATTTGGGATCAGAGTAAGCCTCTTTGGCGCAGTGGTCCATGGGATGGCAACGTCTTCATTGGAGTTCCTGGCATGTATTCAGGTCGACACGTGTTACATATGGTGAATGAAAATACAGATTCTGCATCCCTTACCTACGATTGCTTCAATGATTCTGTTTTGACATACTACCATGTATTGACTTCCTCTGGGATTTACCTGGAGAACGTTTGGAACAATGACCTAGGAGATTCCACGGTAACATGGTCAAGTCGAAAGAGTGAATGTGATGTCTATAGCAAATGCGGCCCTTTTGGAATATGTAATCCTCAGGGTTCGCCAATTTGTACATGCTTGAAAGGTTTTGAGCCAAGAGACAAGGAGGAATGGAACAGAGGAAACTGGACTGGTGGCTGCTTAAGAAAGGCATTGCTGCAATGCCAGGGGAACATATCTGGTGGTCAGGAGGCCAAACCAGATGGGTATTTAAAGCTCAATAACGTAAAAGTTCCAGATTCCTCTTACTTAGTTGGCGTCCTCAACCTCATAAGGGAGGAAGAATGTGGTGATGAGTGCTCAAACAATTGCTCTTGCATAGCTTATGCATATCCCAAGGGCGTTGGATGTATGCACTGGAGTGGCCATTTGATAGATGTACAACAATTCCCTTTTGATGGGACAGATCTATATGTGCGTGTGGCTTATTCTGAACTTG ATCACACCAAAAGCAAAAGTCACAAGAAAGCAGTCATTGCTAGCATAGTTGTTGTGATATCTTTGTTCGTTGCTGGTTTTGCATATTTCTTATGGAAGTGGTTGCCTTATCATAGAG GTGAAACAATCATCAGAATGAAAGACATGCTCAGCGACAGTGAAGATCAGCTTCATCTGTACGGTAATGAGACACTGGCTAACGCAACAAATACTTTTCATGTGGAAATCAAGCTTGGGAAAGGTGGTTTTGGTTCAGTCTACAAG GGGAAACTGATAGACGGCCAGGAAATTGCAGTGAAAAGGCTTTCAAACTCTTCGACTCAAGGGATCGAGGAGTTTAAGAATGAAGTTCTGGTCATTTCAAAACTCCAACACCGAAATCTTGTCAGACTTCTTGGGTGCTGTGTTgaaagagaggagaaaatgCTGGTCTATGAATTCATGCCAAACAAAAGCCTGGATGCCTATCTATTTG ATATATGCAAGCATGATTTACTTGCTTGGAATAGACGCACCATCATCATTGAAGGGATCTGCAGAGGCCTTTTGTACCTTCATAGGGACTCGAGATTGAAAATTATCCACAGAGATCTTAAAGCCAGTAATATTCTCTTGGACGGGGAGCTGATTCCAAAAATATCAGATTTCGGCTTAGCAAGAATTTTCAGAGGCAACCAAGATCAAGACAATACGAACAGGGTTGCGGGGACATA TGGCTATATGGCCCCAGAATATGCAATGAGAGGAAAGTTTTCTGAAAAGTCAGATGTCTACAGCTTTGGAGTGCTGCTGTTGGAGATTGTGAGTGGAAAGCGAAACACTAGCTTTGGTAACGAGGCGAATGATCACAGCCTGGTAGAATAT GCCTGGAAACTGTGGAATGCAGGTGAAACAGTGAAATTAATCGATCCAAGAATTTTTGATCCGTGCATTGAAATGGAGGTCTTGAGATACATCCATGTTGGACTATTATGTGTGCAGAAGCATGCCAAGGATAGACCAAACGTGTCCAATGTTCTGTCAATGCTTAACAGTGAAATAGTTGAGATCCCTTGTCCTAACTTACCAGCTTATAATGCCATATTTTGTCCTTCAAAAACTGTACATCCTGAACAAGGTATACATTCCCCCAATGATGTCAGTATAACAGCTGTCGTAGGCCGATAG
- the LOC113708872 gene encoding G-type lectin S-receptor-like serine/threonine-protein kinase At1g11300 isoform X3 yields the protein MKENLPSRNIQQQRGLNRKRKESNVKCRNSEVICKKMIDHFLCSRRMKELTNLVPLLLLFACFCTEDCRANDTITITKPIRDPESVVSAGQTYKLGFFSPANTSNRYVGIIFNNFPQQTVLWVANRNQPLNDSGGIFSISEDGNLTVLNGQKKVLWSSNASNSVANCSAQLLDTGNLVLRDNSNGMILWESFRHPTDTIVCKMRLGASTKNKNRLTSWKSPSDPSIGSFSLGFDHPGIPEVFIWDQSKPLWRSGPWDGNVFIGVPGMYSGRHVLHMVNENTDSASLTYDCFNDSVLTYYHVLTSSGIYLENVWNNDLGDSTVTWSSRKSECDVYSKCGPFGICNPQGSPICTCLKGFEPRDKEEWNRGNWTGGCLRKALLQCQGNISGGQEAKPDGYLKLNNVKVPDSSYLVGVLNLIREEECGDECSNNCSCIAYAYPKGVGCMHWSGHLIDVQQFPFDGTDLYVRVAYSELDHTKSKSHKKAVIASIVVVISLFVAGFAYFLWKWLPYHRGETIIRMKDMLSDSEDQLHLYGNETLANATNTFHVEIKLGKGGFGSVYKGKLIDGQEIAVKRLSNSSTQGIEEFKNEVLVISKLQHRNLVRLLGCCVEREEKMLVYEFMPNKSLDAYLFDICKHDLLAWNRRTIIIEGICRGLLYLHRDSRLKIIHRDLKASNILLDGELIPKISDFGLARIFRGNQDQDNTNRVAGT from the exons ATGAAGGAAAACTTGCCATCAAGAAATATCCAGCAGCAACGCGGTTTGAATAGAAAGAGAAAGGAGTCAAATGTGAAGTGTCGAAACTCAGAAGTTATTTGCAAAAAAATGATAGACCATTTTCTCTGCAGCAGGAGAATGAAGGAACTTACAAACTTAGTACCTCTACTACTCCTGTTTGCTTGCTTCTGCACAGAAGATTGCAGAGCTAATGATACCATTACAATCACTAAGCCGATTCGTGACCCCGAATCTGTAGTCTCCGCAGGACAAACCTACAAATTGGGATTTTTTAGCCCTGCAAATACTAGTAATCGATATGTTGGAATCATTTTCAATAATTTTCCTCAACAGACTGTTCTTTGGGTAGCTAACAGAAACCAACCCTTGAATGATTCTGGAGGAATATTTTCCATTTCAGAAGATGGAAACCTTACGGTCCTGAACGGGCAGAAAAAGGTTTTATGGTCTTCTAATGCTTCAAATTCGGTGGCAAATTGCAGTGCACAACTCTTGGATACTGGGAACTTAGTCCTGAGAGACAACTCAAATGGAATGATTCTATGGGAAAGTTTTCGGCATCCTACAGACACCATTGTCTGCAAAATGAGACTAGGGGCAAGCACCAAGAACAAGAACCGGCTTACCTCATGGAAAAGTCCTTCCGACCCATCTATTGGAAGTTTCTCTCTAGGTTTTGATCATCCAGGAATTCCAGAAGTCTTCATTTGGGATCAGAGTAAGCCTCTTTGGCGCAGTGGTCCATGGGATGGCAACGTCTTCATTGGAGTTCCTGGCATGTATTCAGGTCGACACGTGTTACATATGGTGAATGAAAATACAGATTCTGCATCCCTTACCTACGATTGCTTCAATGATTCTGTTTTGACATACTACCATGTATTGACTTCCTCTGGGATTTACCTGGAGAACGTTTGGAACAATGACCTAGGAGATTCCACGGTAACATGGTCAAGTCGAAAGAGTGAATGTGATGTCTATAGCAAATGCGGCCCTTTTGGAATATGTAATCCTCAGGGTTCGCCAATTTGTACATGCTTGAAAGGTTTTGAGCCAAGAGACAAGGAGGAATGGAACAGAGGAAACTGGACTGGTGGCTGCTTAAGAAAGGCATTGCTGCAATGCCAGGGGAACATATCTGGTGGTCAGGAGGCCAAACCAGATGGGTATTTAAAGCTCAATAACGTAAAAGTTCCAGATTCCTCTTACTTAGTTGGCGTCCTCAACCTCATAAGGGAGGAAGAATGTGGTGATGAGTGCTCAAACAATTGCTCTTGCATAGCTTATGCATATCCCAAGGGCGTTGGATGTATGCACTGGAGTGGCCATTTGATAGATGTACAACAATTCCCTTTTGATGGGACAGATCTATATGTGCGTGTGGCTTATTCTGAACTTG ATCACACCAAAAGCAAAAGTCACAAGAAAGCAGTCATTGCTAGCATAGTTGTTGTGATATCTTTGTTCGTTGCTGGTTTTGCATATTTCTTATGGAAGTGGTTGCCTTATCATAGAG GTGAAACAATCATCAGAATGAAAGACATGCTCAGCGACAGTGAAGATCAGCTTCATCTGTACGGTAATGAGACACTGGCTAACGCAACAAATACTTTTCATGTGGAAATCAAGCTTGGGAAAGGTGGTTTTGGTTCAGTCTACAAG GGGAAACTGATAGACGGCCAGGAAATTGCAGTGAAAAGGCTTTCAAACTCTTCGACTCAAGGGATCGAGGAGTTTAAGAATGAAGTTCTGGTCATTTCAAAACTCCAACACCGAAATCTTGTCAGACTTCTTGGGTGCTGTGTTgaaagagaggagaaaatgCTGGTCTATGAATTCATGCCAAACAAAAGCCTGGATGCCTATCTATTTG ATATATGCAAGCATGATTTACTTGCTTGGAATAGACGCACCATCATCATTGAAGGGATCTGCAGAGGCCTTTTGTACCTTCATAGGGACTCGAGATTGAAAATTATCCACAGAGATCTTAAAGCCAGTAATATTCTCTTGGACGGGGAGCTGATTCCAAAAATATCAGATTTCGGCTTAGCAAGAATTTTCAGAGGCAACCAAGATCAAGACAATACGAACAGGGTTGCGGGGACATA A